The genomic DNA GGTCGCCAAGGAGGCCGCCGAGGACGCCAAGGCCAAGCTCGAGGCCGCCGGCGCCAGCGTCACCGTCAAGTAGTCCACACCTGGACCGCAGGAACCCCCGAATCCCAACGGATTCGGGGGTTCTTTGCTTGGATGAGCACGATTGGTTCGGTTGGAGCCCGGGTACTCCCGAATATTGGGAGACACGCATGTGTGGGCCATGCCCCGTGCGCTATGGTGACTCAAGCCACAGGCCGCAGCAGGTGGTGGGGTGAGCCGTAGGCGGAAGGATCTTTATGGGCGTCCAGATCGATGTGACGGGGCTGAGCAAATCTTTCGGATCGTCAAAGATTTGGGAAGACGTCACGTTGACGGTTCCCGAGGGCGAGGTCAGCGTGTTGCTGGGCCCGTCGGGTACCGGTAAATCGGTGTTCCTGAAGTCCCTGATCGGCCTGCTGCGCCCGGAGCGTGGCTCGATCGTCATCGACGGCACCAACATCCTGGAGTGCTCGGCCAAGGAGCTCTACGAGATCCGCACCCTGTTCGGTGTGCTGTTCCAGGACGGCGCCCTGTTCGGCTCGATGAACATCTATGACAACACCGCCTTCCCGCTGCGCGAGCACACCAAGAAGAGCGAGAGCGAAATCCGCAACATCGTCATGGAGAAGCTCGACCTGGTGGGTATGCCCAATGACGGGCACAAGTTCCCCGGTGAGATCTCCGGCGGTATGCGCAAGCGTGCCGGCCTGGCCCGCGCCCTGGTGCTCGACCCGAAGATCATCCTCTGCGACGAGCCGGACTCCGGTCTGGACCCGGTCCGTACCGCGTACCTGTCGCAGCTGCTGATCGACATCAACGCGCAGATCGACGCCACAGTGCTGATCGTGACGCACAACATCAACATCGCCCGGACCGTCCCCGACAACATCGGCATGCTGTTCCGCAAGCAGCTGGTCATGTTCGGCCCCCGCGAGGTGCTGCTGACCAGTGAGGAGCCGGTGGTCAAGCAGTTCCTCAACGGTCGCCGGATCGGGCCGATCGGTATGTCGGAGGAGAAGGACGAGGCCACTGCGGCCGCTGAGCAGGCCATGATGGAGGCCGGCCAGCACGACGGTGGTGTCGAGGAGATCGAGGGTGTGCCGCCGCAGCTGATGGCGACTCCTGGTATGCCCGAACGCAAGGCTGTGGGCCGGCGCCAGGCCCGTGTGCGGGAGATCCTGCACACCCTGCCGCCCGCCGCGCAGGCCGCGATCCTGGACGACCTGGAGGGCACCCACAAGTACGCGGCGCACGAGTTCGGCGACGAGCCCACCGCGCGCCACCAGCGCCCGGTCGAGGACGACGCCCCGACCGGAGTCATCGAGGTTCCTCACCAGAGCTGAGTTTTTCCAACAAGTCAGGCCGGGCCCCAGGGTCCGGCCTGACTTGTGTCGTGAGAGAACAGGAGCCGAATGCACGCGCAGCGCGGTCAGCCCACCCGATTCGAGGAATTGGGCGGTAGCGTCACCCGGGCGCACGGCGTCGCGCACCGGCACATGACCAACCAACTGGCGCGCGCCGAATACCTCTCCAAACACTGGCTGTGGGTCGTTTTGGCCCTGGTGGTCGTGGTCGTCCCCGTCCTCGTCGTTCTGTCCGCCCACATACCGTTCTCGGGCGAGAATCTCCCTTATCTCCTGTACGGCCTGGTGTTCGCCGTCGCCATGGGTGTCGGGATCTTCACCGTGTTCGGGTTCGGCCTGCTCGTTCTCGCAGGACCCCGGAGTTGGGCGCTCAAGCTGCCTGCCGGCACCGCCATGTGGGCCGAGTTCAGGCCAGAGGCCATCGGTATCGGCTGGTCGGAGCACTTCAATGCGCTCTACCTCGACCAGGTGCTTCAGATCCGGCGTGTTGACTCGGTCCTCGTGGTGCAGGGCGTCGGTGACATCGAACTGCTGATCCCCGACGAACTCGTACCGCCGGACATCGCCGCCACATTGCTGTCCACCTTCAAAGGGCCTCGTCGGGTGGTTCCGTCGTATCCGGAGGCGACGCCCGGTGCCAGGCAGCGGACGGGTCCCGACCGGGTGACCCGCACCAGGGACATTGCCGACGCCGGTTTGGCCGACCAACTGGGCGCCGCGGTCAAGCGCAGTGTCGTGACGCGGTTGGCGCTCGCACTCGCGATCCTCGTACCGCTGGTGGTGCTCGGCTATTCGTACGTCGAGGACGGGGAGCTGACCGCGTCTTCGGTGCTCCGCGCCGCTGTGCTGTTGGTCGCGGCCGTCGGTGCACTCACGTACGTGGTGTACTTCGCGACGCCGGCGAAATTCCGTCAGTTGGTGCCGCCCGGAGCGCCGATCGCCGCCGAGTTCGGTCCGCAGCAGATCGGGGTGCGTCTCGGAGGCCATCTGCAGATCCTGAAGCTGGCCGGTATCGAGCGCATCTGGCACGCTGACCACGTATTTCACGTCTCGGCGCGGGGTTTGGGAACAGGCCTGGTCATCCCGGAGCGGTTGGTTCCGGCGGATGTCGCATCAGGGCTGTTCGCTCAATTCGGCGCGGCGTGACCCGCGGCCAAGATAACGCCCGTTCAACCGTTGCGCGAGCTGCGGACCCGGGGCAGAGTTGGGCGCATCAAACCGCGCGTCACCTCTTGACGGAAGGCCATGGACAAGCCAATCTGTTGGGCAGCATGTGTGAAGGGTTTAGTGGACGCCAGCCAGCGCCGGGTGACCCAATTCATGCAGTGGATGTGTGGTGGTTGAGGAATGCGCCGTCTTGCGCTATCGTTGGACGTTGCGCTGGCTGCACCCTGCCCACCCTCACCTGATCTGCACATAATGTTCTAGCCTGAGCGTTGCTCAGCATCTAGTCCTGTGCCGTGCGTATGGGGTTCTGGACAGGCCAAAGCCAGCCGAACCGACGCAGAATCGCGGCCCAGAAGGACTGGCTCTTGCTGGCCTTTTCAAAAGTCGCATGAGGTGCTGGAAGGATGCATCTTGGCAGTCTCTAGCCAGAGCACAGCGAACGCTAACACCAATAACTCCGTCCCAGGAGCACCGAACCGAGTTTCATTTGCCAAGCTCCGTGAACCACTTGAGGTTCCGGGGCTACTCGACGTTCAGACCGACTCCTTCGACTGGCTCGTCGGAGCGGACGGATGGCGGCAGAAGGCTGTCGATCGCGGTGAGACCGCCCCTAAGGGCGGCCTCGAGGAGGTGCTCGAAGAGCTCTCGCCGATCGAGGATTTCTCGGGCTCGATGTCGCTGAGCTTCTCTGATCCGCGCTTTGACGAGGTCAAGGCGCCGGTGGACGAGTGCAAAGACAAGGACATGACGTACGCGGCTCCGCTGTTCGTCACGGCCGAGTTCATCAACAACAACACCGGTGAGATCAAGAGCCAGACGGTCTTCATGGGTGACTTCCCGATGATGACCGAGAAGGGCACCTTCATCATCAACGGCACCGAGCGTGTCGTGGTGTCCCAGCTCGTGCGTTCTCCCGGTGTGTACTTCGACGACAGCATCGACAAGTCCACCGAGAAGACGCTGCACAGCGTCAAGGTGATCCCCGGCCGCGGTGCGTGGCTGGAGTTCGATGTCGACAAGCGCGACACCGTCGGTGTCCGCATCGACCGCAAGCGTCGTCAGCCCGTCACCGTCCTCCTGAAGGCACTGGGCTGGACGAACGAGCAGATCGTGGAGCGCTTCGGCTTCTCCGAGATCATGATGGGCACCCTCGAGAAGGACAGCACCGCCGGTCCCGACGAGGCGCTGCTGGACATCTACCGCAAGCTGCGTCCGGGCGAGCCGCCGACCAAGGAGTCTGCGCAGACCCTGCTGGAGAACCTGTTCTTCAAGGAGAAGCGCTACGACCTGGCCCGCGTGGGTCGCTACAAGGTCAACAAGAAGCTGGGCCTGAACGCCGGCCAGCCGATCACGTCGTCGACTCTGACCGAGGAAGACGTCGTCGCCACCATCGAGTACCTGGTGCGCCTGCACGAGGGCCAGACCACGATGACCGTCCCCGGCGGCGTCGAGGTTCCGGTCGAGGTGGACGACATCGACCACTTCGGCAACCGTCGTCTGCGCACCGTGGGTGAGCTGATCCAGAACCAGATCCGGGTCGGCCTGTCGCGTATGGAGCGCGTCGTGCGTGAGCGCATGACCACCCAGGACGTCGAGGCGATCACGCCGCAGACCCTGATCAACATCCGTCCCGTCGTGGCGGCGATCAAGGAGTTCTTCGGCACCAGCCAGCTGTCGCAGTTCATGGACCAGAACAACCCGCTGTCGGGTCTGACCCACAAGCGTCGTCTCTCGGCGCTGGGCCCCGGCGGTCTGTCCCGTGAGCGTGCCGGCCTTGAGGTCCGCGACGTGCACCCCAGCCACTACGGCCGGATGTGCCCGATCGAGACCCCTGAGGGTCCGAACATCGGTCTGATCGGCTCGCTGTCGGTGTACGCCCGGGTCAATCCGTTCGGCTTCATCGAGACGCCCTACCGCAAGGTTGTCGACGGGGTCGTTTCCGACCAGATCGACTATCTGACCGCCGACGAGGAGGACCGCCACGTCGTGGCGCAGGCCAACTCGCCGATCGACGCGGATGGTCGTTTCACCGAAGAGCGCGTGATGGTGCGTCGTAAGGGTGGCGAGGTCGAGAACGTGGCCCCGTCCGACGTCGACTACATGGACGTCTCGCCGCGCCAGATGGTGTCTGTCGCGACCGCGATGATCCCGTTCCTCGAGCACGACGACGCCAACCGTGCCCTGATGGGTGCCAACATGCAGCGCCAGGCGGTTCCGCTGGTGCGTAGCGAGGCCCCGCTGGTCGGCACCGGCATGGAGCTGCGCGCCGCGATCGACGCCGGCGATGTCATCGTCACGGAGAAGGCGGGCGTCGTCGAGGAGGTCTCGGCCGACTACATCACCGTGATGGCCGACGACGGCACCCGGCACACCTACCGGATGCGCAAGTTCGCCCGCTCCAACCACGGCACGTGCGCCAACCAGCGCCCGATCGTGGACGCCGGGCAGCGTGTCGAGTCCGGCCAGGTTCTCGCCGACGGACCGTGCACCGAGAACGGTGAGATGGCCCTGGGTAAGAACCTGCTCGTGGCGATCATGCCGTGGGAGGGCCACAACTACGAAGACGCGATCATCCTCTCCAACCGCCTGGTCGAAGAGGACGTGCTCACCTCGATTCACATCGAAGAGCACGAGATCGATGCCCGCGACACCAAGCTGGGCGCCGAGGAGATCACCCGGGACATCCCGAACGTCTCCGATGAGGTGCTGGCCGATCTCGACGAGCGCGGCATCATCCGCATCGGTGCCGAGGTCCGCGACGGCGACATCCTGGTCGGCAAGGTCACCCCGAAGGGCGAGACCGAGCTGACCCCGGAGGAGCGTCTGCTGCGTGCCATCTTCGGTGAGAAGGCCCGTGAGGTCCGCGACACCTCGCTGAAGGTGCCGCACGGCGAGTCCGGCAAGGTCATCGGCATCCGTGTGTTCTCGCGTGAGGACGACGACGAGCTGCCCGCCGGTGTCAACGAGCTGGTCCGCGTCTACGTGGCCCAGAAGCGCAAGATCTCCGACGGCGACAAGCTCGCCGGACGCCACGGCAACAAGGGCGTCATCGGCAAGATCCTGCCCGTTGAGGACATGCCGTTCATGCCCGATGGCACCCCGGTGGACATCATCCTGAACACCCACGGTGTGCCGCGTCGTATGAACATCGGCCAGATCTTGGAAACCCACCTCGGGTGGGTGGCCAAGGCCGGCTGGAACATCGAGGGTGCACCCGACTGGGCAGGCAATCTGCCCGAGGGCATGCTGTCGGCTCCGTCCGACAGCATCGTTTCCACCCCGGTGTTCGATGGTGCTCAGGAGAAGGAGCTGGAGGGCCTGCTCGGCTCGACGCTGCCCAACCGCGACGGTGACGTCATGGTCAACGCGCAGGGCAAGTCCGAGCTGTTCGACGGCCGCAGTGGCGAACCGTTCCCGTACCCGGTGACGGTCGGCTACATGTACATCCTCAAGCTGCACCACCTGGTGGACGACAAGATCCACGCCCGCTCCACCGGCCCGTACTCGATGATCACCCAGCAGCCGCTCGGTGGTAAGGCCCAGTTCGGTGGCCAGCGATTCGGTGAAATGGAATGTTGGGCCATGCAGGCCTACGGTGCCGCCTACACCCTGCAGGAGCTGCTGACGATCAAGTCCGACGACACCGTCGGCCGGGTCAAGGTGTACGAGGCCATCGTGAAGGGCGAGAACATCCCCGAACCCGGTATTCCGGAGTCGTTCAAGGTGCTTCTCAAGGAGCTGCAGTCGCTGTGCCTCAACGTTGAGGTGCTCTCCAGCGACGGCGCGGCGATCGAGATGCGTGACGGCGATGACGAGGACTTGGAGCGTGCTGCTGCAAACCTCGGTATCAACCTGTCACGCAACGAGTCCGCCTCTGTCGAAGATCTCGCCTGAGTTGTTTTCTAGTCCCGAAAGGGGAAAGGGAGTTACGTGCTAGACGTCAACTTCTTCGATGAACTCCGCA from Mycobacterium sp. DL440 includes the following:
- a CDS encoding DNA-directed RNA polymerase subunit beta; translated protein: MLEGCILAVSSQSTANANTNNSVPGAPNRVSFAKLREPLEVPGLLDVQTDSFDWLVGADGWRQKAVDRGETAPKGGLEEVLEELSPIEDFSGSMSLSFSDPRFDEVKAPVDECKDKDMTYAAPLFVTAEFINNNTGEIKSQTVFMGDFPMMTEKGTFIINGTERVVVSQLVRSPGVYFDDSIDKSTEKTLHSVKVIPGRGAWLEFDVDKRDTVGVRIDRKRRQPVTVLLKALGWTNEQIVERFGFSEIMMGTLEKDSTAGPDEALLDIYRKLRPGEPPTKESAQTLLENLFFKEKRYDLARVGRYKVNKKLGLNAGQPITSSTLTEEDVVATIEYLVRLHEGQTTMTVPGGVEVPVEVDDIDHFGNRRLRTVGELIQNQIRVGLSRMERVVRERMTTQDVEAITPQTLINIRPVVAAIKEFFGTSQLSQFMDQNNPLSGLTHKRRLSALGPGGLSRERAGLEVRDVHPSHYGRMCPIETPEGPNIGLIGSLSVYARVNPFGFIETPYRKVVDGVVSDQIDYLTADEEDRHVVAQANSPIDADGRFTEERVMVRRKGGEVENVAPSDVDYMDVSPRQMVSVATAMIPFLEHDDANRALMGANMQRQAVPLVRSEAPLVGTGMELRAAIDAGDVIVTEKAGVVEEVSADYITVMADDGTRHTYRMRKFARSNHGTCANQRPIVDAGQRVESGQVLADGPCTENGEMALGKNLLVAIMPWEGHNYEDAIILSNRLVEEDVLTSIHIEEHEIDARDTKLGAEEITRDIPNVSDEVLADLDERGIIRIGAEVRDGDILVGKVTPKGETELTPEERLLRAIFGEKAREVRDTSLKVPHGESGKVIGIRVFSREDDDELPAGVNELVRVYVAQKRKISDGDKLAGRHGNKGVIGKILPVEDMPFMPDGTPVDIILNTHGVPRRMNIGQILETHLGWVAKAGWNIEGAPDWAGNLPEGMLSAPSDSIVSTPVFDGAQEKELEGLLGSTLPNRDGDVMVNAQGKSELFDGRSGEPFPYPVTVGYMYILKLHHLVDDKIHARSTGPYSMITQQPLGGKAQFGGQRFGEMECWAMQAYGAAYTLQELLTIKSDDTVGRVKVYEAIVKGENIPEPGIPESFKVLLKELQSLCLNVEVLSSDGAAIEMRDGDDEDLERAAANLGINLSRNESASVEDLA
- a CDS encoding ABC transporter ATP-binding protein, whose translation is MGVQIDVTGLSKSFGSSKIWEDVTLTVPEGEVSVLLGPSGTGKSVFLKSLIGLLRPERGSIVIDGTNILECSAKELYEIRTLFGVLFQDGALFGSMNIYDNTAFPLREHTKKSESEIRNIVMEKLDLVGMPNDGHKFPGEISGGMRKRAGLARALVLDPKIILCDEPDSGLDPVRTAYLSQLLIDINAQIDATVLIVTHNINIARTVPDNIGMLFRKQLVMFGPREVLLTSEEPVVKQFLNGRRIGPIGMSEEKDEATAAAEQAMMEAGQHDGGVEEIEGVPPQLMATPGMPERKAVGRRQARVREILHTLPPAAQAAILDDLEGTHKYAAHEFGDEPTARHQRPVEDDAPTGVIEVPHQS